CGCAGCAATATATGTACAAGCGCACGCGGTACGGGAGGGCAAAACTGAGGATAGAGAGGCGTCCAGGAAAGACATCTAAAAGAGTTCATTGGTCTAATGTCCAGAAGTTTAGAAACCACATAAACTATACCTCTATTAAAAATTTGGCCATGTGGTGCATTCTCATGCCGAACTTCAGTTCTTTGCTGAACCAACGCAAAAACGTGAGCGAATGTGGGCGTGAGAGATCGAAACTTAACGAAACAGCTTATATCCGATGGCTTGCAATTGGATCAAATTTGGAGAAAACTCACTCAGCAGCAATAAGGATCTTCGCCTCCATCTTTAAGATCATCTTTTTATTGTACGCATTATCAGTTATGTACTCAAAGTCGTGTATGTCTGGTGCATACATCTCCTCATATTTCGATGCAACCAACCTTAATAAAAACAGGTAatctcaaaacgacatgattaAAGTATAAATAAAACTCACATGCTTGCTACGCCAACCAACTGCAACTCGTTCTTGTCAACCTTCGTTCTGGACAACATAATGTCAAGGAGATAAATAGTGAGATGGAGAGTTTCAGGCAAGAGATGGAAGCGCGTGtgcacctgaaaaaaaaaacggaaaagaatTAGCTTAACATTagggaacaaaataaaagcagtaaaaagtaagaaaatataCCTGTATCAGCCAATCAACAAGGATGCTGCGCATTTTTGGAGTAGATGGAGAGTGAACCATGAACTCATCCTCAATCTgagatttcttttcatgaGCCAAAAGATACTGATAAACCTGAAAGTAGACATTTAAAAGCCATCTCTCTTTAAATTGGATCAGAAAGCTCTAAATCTAGAGCTAGTAACCTCATACGTTACGTCAAAAGTTACTTCACACGTCGTAATGAACTCTAGGAACATAAAAACACTAGATGTAGTCATTAAAACAGTAGAAAAACTTCTGCGCATGATTCTACTATATGCAGGTTTATCTAtacctttttttgttgctgaaaaACATCGCTACGATGCAAGACATCCTGAtgggacgttttttttttggccatGTCGCAAACTATATAATTTTTGTAGTAATACTCATTTTTTGAGCTTAATTATAGAGTTCAAACTAAACTAGAAACGATAATTGACTTGAACCATTCAGTTGGTGATTATTTGGTTATACGCGCATCAATCAATTTGCTAATTTGAAGGAAACCTATCGTACGGTAAGATCCGCCCAGAATGCGCTTTTTGAATTCTAGATATAGCGCTGGTCCCAGAAATCATGCGAACTGAAGTGAGGAGTTTTACGAGAGGAAATTTGTTTCACAAAAAACATCCACACAGTAATTATAGTGAATGATACTCCATTCTTTTAACCTCCAATACACCTCTGAGAGGAGGAAAAAGTGGGGGTCTACAATAAAATAGAAAcgtaaaaaatataaaattaaatcagaTCGATAGTTCcattaaaaatgaattgaattctAGATCTattgaaagaatttaaagttgtaatgaaaaaattttccacgTGTATACCAAAAACTAGAAAACGAACGTAACGAATTTTCAACATAAATGTTGCCTCTCTCGAGCACCagtattaaatatttttttactacttcGTAGTAATACACTCAATGACATGCCTCAAAAACACTACTACTAATGAAAGAGATAGGTTATCGACTTCATGTAATCCCATTCAGCAAGTGCGAAAAACCCGcgcgaaaaacaaaaaagtaacatTTAGTAGGTGGATGATAATAGTGAGACTGAATTTTCAAACCCACTAGCTCTGCTTCAAACTTCGAAGGATGGAAAAGCAGAgtgaaatataatataaagaatttgttcttaaaaaatcattgaaactGCTCCTAAATCGAACAACCGCGTAAGGGATACGGTATCGCAGAAAGTCCGCAACGAATACCAACGCGCGGACTTCAAATATACGAAGTTCGAGACGTCGGACGAACTTCCGTGGGATTTTGATACCCGAACGGATCTATCTTTCAGAGAATTCGTTGCCAAGTCTCAAAAGGTTTGATCTTTGCTagtcagaaagaaaatcacagTAGTATTTCCATAAAAGCTACCAGGAAAGCTCCAAGGGAATGGTTTACCTGGTCACAGTATTCCACAAATTGAATCTCTCGTTCTATTCCGATGATCTCGGGGTGGACCTTATCAACGACCACTTCCTATAACGCTAAGTTTGATATCCAGTGGTAAACGCGAAGGAGGGGTCTCTTCCGGAAAATTCTAGCAGACCTCTTTCTGGACATTATGAGCTGCTGTGGGCTTAGCAGCTACGGAACGAGTGGCTTTTACTAACGGTTTTCCTGTTGTGCGATCAGCTGCCTAAACTAGCAAGCTAATGGACGTACAATGAAGGAAGATACGATCAAACTTACCGGGATATTCGCTCCATTCCGTTGATCCTTGAGTGCTGGTCTTCTCGTCAATTGTGCGTCTTTTCCAGCTGCTGTTCTTTTCACTAAATTCTCGTTGACATTTGAAAGTGCTCGTGT
The Necator americanus strain Aroian chromosome I, whole genome shotgun sequence genome window above contains:
- a CDS encoding hypothetical protein (NECATOR_CHRI.G387.T1) translates to MEVQGRRTTRALSNVNENLVKRTAAGKDAQLTRRPALKDQRNGANIPAADRTTGKPLVKATRSVAAKPTAAHNVQKEEVVVDKVHPEIIGIEREIQFVEYCDQVYQYLLAHEKKSQIEDEFMVHSPSTPKMRSILVDWLIQVHTRFHLLPETLHLTIYLLDIMLSRTKVDKNELQLVGVASMLVASKYEEMYAPDIHDFEYITDNAYNKKMILKMEAKILIAADFDLSRPHSLTFLRWFSKELKFGMRMHHMAKFLIEMSFLDASLSSVLPSRTACACTYIAAKLCESPYDSDKMRKMTGITLNEAKELGSIFAKVFLRLHSLPKLLAVREKYSSAKVLAVSQLYDSDIKILTELSL